The following proteins come from a genomic window of Lolium rigidum isolate FL_2022 chromosome 5, APGP_CSIRO_Lrig_0.1, whole genome shotgun sequence:
- the LOC124655095 gene encoding delta(8)-fatty-acid desaturase 2-like: MALTGLTDATAPAADAMPPATKDAGGDVRMISSKEMSAHNAADDLWISISGDVYDVTPWLRRHPGGEVPLLTLAGQDATDAFMAYHPPSVRPLLRRFFVGRLSDYTVSPASADFRRLLAQLSSAGLFERVGPMPKVQLAAMSVLFSLALYCTLACASTGAHLFAGGLIGFIWIQSGWIGHDSGHHELTTHPALNRLIQIITGNCLTGLGIAWWKYNHNTHHIACNSLDHDPDLQHLPLFAVSTKLFNNIWSVCYERTLAFDAISKFFVSYQHWTYYPVMGFARINLMVQSIVFLITHKKVQQRWLEVAGVTAFWIWYPLLISTLPSWWERVAFVLVGFFVTGLQHVQFTLNHFSAEVYLGPPKGNDWFERQTAGTLDIKCPPWMDWFHGGLQFQVEHHLFPRLPRQHYRMVAPFVRDLCKKHGLHYGAATFWEANVMTVKTLRAAAMQARQATTGAARRNLVWEAVNTLG; the protein is encoded by the coding sequence ATGGCCCTCACGGGCCTCACCGACGCCACGGCGCCCGCCGCCGACGCAATGCCGCCCGCCACCAAGGACGCCGGCGGGGACGTCCGCATGATCTCCTCCAAGGAGATGAGCGCGCACAACGCCGCCGACGACCTCTGGATCTCCATCTCCGGGGACGTCTACGACGTCacgccctggctgcgccgccaccCGGGCGGCGAGGTCCCGCTCCTCACCCTCGCCGGCCAGGACGCCACCGACGCCTTCATGGCCTACCACCCGCCCTCCGTgcgcccgctgctccgccgcttcTTCGTCGGCCGCCTCTCCGACTACACCGTCTCGCCGGCCTCCGCCGACTTCCGCCGCCTCCTCGCGCAGCTCTCCTCCGCGGGCCTCTTCGAGCGCGTAGGCCCCATGCCCAAGGTCCAGCTCGCCGCAATGTCCGTCCTCTTCTCCCTCGCCCTCTACTGCACCCTCGCCTGCGCCTCCACCGGGGCCCACCTCTTCGCCGGCGGCCTCATTGGCTTCATCTGGATCCAGTCGGGCTGGATCGGCCACGACTCGGGCCACCACGAGCTCACCACCCACCCGGCCCTCAACCGCCTCATCCAGATCATCACCGGCAACTGCCTCACCGGCCTCGGCATCGCCTGGTGGAAGTACAACCACAACACGCACCACATCGCCTGCAACAGCCTCGACCACGACCCGGACCTCCAGCACCTGCCGCTCTTCGCCGTCTCCACCAAGCTCTTCAACAACATCTGGTCCGTCTGCTACGAGCGCACCCTCGCCTTCGACGCCATATCCAAGTTCTTCGTCAGCTACCAGCACTGGACCTACTACCCGGTCATGGGCTTCGCCAGGATCAATCTCATGGTGCAGTCGATCGTCTTCCTCATCACGCACAAGAAGGTGCAGCAGCGGTggctggaggtcgccggagtcacCGCGTTCTGGATTTGGTACCCCTTGCTGATCTCCACCCTGCCGAGCTGGTGGGAGAGGGTGGCGTTCGTGCTCGTCGGCTTCTTCGTCACGGGGCTTCAGCATGTGCAGTTCACCCTGAACCACTTCTCAGCCGAGGTGTATCTCGGCCCACCAAAGGGGAACGACTGGTTCGAGAGGCAGACCGCCGGCACGCTCGACATCAAGTGCCCGCCGTGGATGGATTGGTTCCACGGCGGCCTGCAGTTCCAGGTCGAGCACCACTTGTTCCCTCGCCTGCCCCGGCAACACTACAGGATGGTCGCGCCGTTTGTGCGCGACCTCTGCAAGAAGCACGGGCTGCATTACGGCGCCGCGACGTTCTGGGAGGCAAATGTGATGACGGTCAAGACGCTAAGGGCTGCAGCAATGCAGGCTAGGCAAGCCACTACCGGTGCCGCGCGGAGGAATTTGGTCTGGGAAGCTGTTAACACTCTTGGATGA